The proteins below come from a single Patescibacteria group bacterium genomic window:
- the pgeF gene encoding peptidoglycan editing factor PgeF, whose translation MLEIITSEKFSKISEIRLAVSTKDFGNQSLQHPIVSKNETFLNRKRFFDSLNINSKNVVNAGLVHGREILWTTNANKNIDNTESNSLIQNFDGLATVERGLFLMVTIADCFPVFIFDPTSKCIALLHAGWRGVINNIVTNAIDTMKNKAQSETEKMVVYIGPGIHQCHFNVSKDLADQFLNSLGPDVLQSKNGNNAVNLPLTIKKQLIQAGINENNIEISPYCTYCDDRFFSSYRRDKEKYIAQAAIIGMI comes from the coding sequence ATGTTGGAAATAATTACATCAGAGAAATTCAGTAAAATTTCAGAAATTAGACTGGCTGTATCAACAAAAGATTTCGGCAATCAATCCTTGCAACATCCTATTGTCTCAAAAAATGAAACGTTTCTAAATAGGAAGCGTTTTTTTGATAGTTTAAATATAAATTCAAAAAATGTTGTAAACGCAGGATTAGTCCACGGCAGAGAAATTTTATGGACAACTAATGCGAATAAAAATATTGATAACACTGAAAGTAATTCTCTAATTCAGAATTTTGACGGTCTGGCAACAGTTGAAAGGGGACTTTTTTTGATGGTGACAATCGCAGATTGTTTTCCTGTATTTATTTTTGATCCGACGTCAAAATGTATTGCACTGCTACATGCCGGATGGAGGGGTGTTATCAATAATATAGTTACAAATGCAATTGATACTATGAAAAATAAGGCACAAAGTGAAACTGAAAAGATGGTTGTTTATATCGGACCTGGTATTCACCAATGTCATTTTAATGTCAGTAAAGATTTAGCGGATCAATTCTTAAATTCGCTCGGACCTGATGTTTTGCAGTCTAAAAACGGAAATAACGCGGTTAATTTACCGCTCACAATTAAGAAACAGCTGATTCAAGCCGGGATAAATGAGAATAATATTGAAATCTCCCCGTATTGCACTTATTGCGATGACAGGTTTTTTTCCTCATATCGAAGAGACAAAGAAAAATATATCGCCCAGGCGGCAATAATTGGAATGATTTAA
- the mraY gene encoding phospho-N-acetylmuramoyl-pentapeptide-transferase encodes MDFSANFDIIKILLLGTIAFIMTIALTPILTHFLYKYKLGKQIRSSESAPIYSKLHAKKSGTPTMGGILIWFTTLILALFFFYLGKITNVPFIEKLNFLTRPETLLPLGALVASAIIGLFDDVFNIRKIGPHGGGFTVKHKLLLYTAIAIFVSYWFYAKLDWDVIHIPFMGNFEIGLWYIPFAIFVIVATSFSVNETDGLDGLAGGALLSAFASFAVIAFIQGRFNLATFCVVIVGCLLAFLWFNIPPARFIMGDTGSMALGTTLGIVAMLTNSVIVLPIIGSVLVLESVSVIIQLTSKKLRKGKKVFISAPIHHHLEAIGWPEPKIVMRFWIISGVTSVLGLILVLVDHS; translated from the coding sequence ATGGATTTCTCTGCAAATTTCGATATTATCAAGATACTTCTTCTGGGGACGATCGCTTTTATTATGACAATAGCGTTAACACCAATTTTGACGCATTTTTTATATAAATATAAACTGGGGAAACAGATAAGATCCAGCGAAAGCGCTCCAATCTATTCAAAACTGCATGCGAAAAAATCGGGTACGCCCACAATGGGTGGTATTTTAATCTGGTTTACCACATTGATACTGGCACTTTTTTTCTTTTACTTGGGAAAAATTACCAATGTGCCGTTTATTGAAAAGCTGAACTTTCTTACTCGGCCGGAAACCCTGCTGCCTTTAGGAGCACTAGTTGCATCAGCGATTATTGGTTTGTTTGACGATGTTTTTAATATTCGTAAAATTGGACCGCATGGCGGAGGATTCACAGTTAAGCATAAGTTATTATTGTATACGGCAATCGCAATATTTGTATCATATTGGTTTTACGCAAAACTGGATTGGGATGTAATTCATATTCCTTTCATGGGAAATTTTGAAATCGGGCTTTGGTACATACCGTTTGCAATTTTTGTGATTGTTGCGACGTCCTTTTCGGTCAATGAAACAGACGGATTGGACGGACTGGCCGGCGGGGCTTTGTTATCAGCTTTTGCTTCGTTTGCGGTCATTGCATTTATCCAGGGTCGGTTCAACCTTGCTACGTTCTGTGTTGTAATTGTCGGATGTCTTTTAGCATTTTTGTGGTTTAATATTCCGCCGGCCCGGTTCATTATGGGCGACACCGGGTCTATGGCACTGGGGACAACGTTGGGCATCGTTGCTATGCTGACAAATTCAGTCATTGTATTGCCAATAATCGGCTCAGTGTTAGTATTGGAATCAGTATCAGTAATCATCCAGTTAACATCCAAGAAATTACGTAAAGGAAAAAAGGTTTTTATTTCTGCCCCAATTCATCATCATCTGGAAGCGATTGGTTGGCCGGAGCCAAAAATTGTAATGCGATTTTGGATTATTTCCGGTGTCACATCTGTCCTGGGGTTAATACTGGTGCTTGTTGATCATTCATAA
- a CDS encoding glycosyltransferase family 39 protein, which translates to MKATSFNSNRVYLPLVVLLLAVMFFMEFTSALKESQTIDEGSHLASGYSYITTGNFKLNPEHPPLIKEISAIPLLFLPIEAPLNHPSWEEQNQWEFGRQFLYNNTADADLILLLGRIPTMLLSLLLGVLIYKWATRIWGRNTGLIALILYVFEPNILAHSRYVTTDLGATLLFFLTIYCLDRYFISFSRKSLFLFVFVFAVAQFVKFSAIILYIFFIIFTILKTIHKKTSQFTFSHFSKIILLLLLMTFILGSFVYGFSRTIPFTDPDVQYFYNNKISAEELAELQNNDPLIAKLRSLADPSTKTGSMLYRIAENTAVPGYYYIKGLFTLFSHNYWGHMSYLNGNFSNVGFWNYFPVTFLIKTPLAMIIILSLGIYLFFFRHYKKNTISKIKNDLINLIPSKNIKHKLHFRELLANIAKFYRNIPFTYWLLILTPILYFLWSMTSKINIGHRHVLIIYPFLILLSARVITYLFQNRNRYIKILSFILLSWYIVSTILIYPNFLAYFNESIGGPKNGSKYVTDSNIDWGQDVIKLKRYLDANNINEYYFTYFGSLWTSYYGIPFQPVPRLTNQEELDKLDRIVAISISALYSNDGTYKALRSIEPDDRIGYSINIYDFRKK; encoded by the coding sequence ATGAAGGCGACTTCATTTAATTCAAACAGGGTTTACCTGCCGCTTGTTGTACTATTGCTTGCTGTAATGTTTTTTATGGAATTCACTTCGGCACTTAAGGAGAGTCAGACGATAGATGAAGGTTCGCACTTAGCCAGCGGATATAGCTATATTACGACCGGTAATTTCAAATTAAATCCAGAACATCCTCCGCTGATAAAGGAAATCAGCGCGATTCCTTTATTATTCCTTCCTATTGAGGCACCGCTTAACCATCCATCCTGGGAGGAACAGAACCAATGGGAATTCGGACGGCAATTTCTTTATAATAATACAGCAGATGCGGATTTAATTCTACTCCTGGGCAGAATTCCGACAATGTTGCTTAGTTTACTGCTTGGTGTATTAATCTACAAATGGGCCACACGCATTTGGGGAAGAAATACTGGATTAATCGCATTAATTCTTTATGTTTTTGAACCGAATATTTTAGCCCATTCCAGATATGTAACCACTGACCTTGGAGCAACATTGCTTTTCTTTCTAACAATATACTGCCTCGATAGATATTTCATAAGTTTTTCGCGAAAAAGCTTGTTTTTATTTGTTTTTGTATTTGCCGTAGCCCAATTTGTAAAATTTTCCGCCATTATTCTGTATATATTTTTTATAATATTTACGATCCTGAAAACTATCCATAAAAAAACATCTCAGTTTACATTTTCACATTTTAGTAAAATAATACTCTTATTACTATTAATGACGTTTATTCTAGGTTCTTTTGTATATGGTTTTTCCCGAACAATTCCGTTTACCGATCCGGACGTTCAGTATTTTTATAATAATAAAATATCCGCGGAGGAATTAGCAGAGTTACAGAATAATGATCCATTAATAGCAAAACTTCGATCACTTGCGGATCCTTCCACAAAAACCGGCAGTATGCTATATCGTATTGCAGAAAATACAGCAGTTCCCGGTTATTATTATATTAAAGGGTTATTTACGCTTTTTTCGCACAATTACTGGGGACATATGTCGTATTTGAACGGCAATTTTTCCAATGTCGGATTCTGGAATTATTTTCCTGTCACCTTTTTGATCAAAACACCTCTTGCTATGATTATCATTCTTTCACTCGGAATATATTTATTTTTTTTCCGTCATTACAAAAAAAATACTATTTCTAAAATTAAAAATGACTTAATAAATTTAATTCCTTCAAAGAATATCAAACATAAACTTCATTTCAGGGAACTTCTAGCAAATATTGCAAAATTTTACAGAAACATACCATTTACATACTGGCTATTAATTCTTACACCAATATTGTATTTTCTATGGTCCATGACCAGTAAAATAAATATCGGACATCGCCACGTTTTAATAATTTACCCATTCTTAATTCTGCTATCAGCCAGAGTAATCACATATTTATTTCAAAATAGAAATCGTTACATAAAAATTTTATCATTCATTCTTCTTTCATGGTATATAGTATCAACCATACTGATCTACCCAAATTTTCTTGCCTATTTTAACGAGTCGATCGGAGGACCTAAAAACGGATCAAAATATGTCACCGATTCAAATATTGATTGGGGGCAGGATGTTATCAAGCTTAAGAGGTATCTTGATGCAAATAATATTAATGAATACTATTTTACTTACTTCGGATCGCTGTGGACATCTTACTACGGAATACCTTTCCAGCCAGTTCCTAGACTTACAAATCAGGAAGAACTGGATAAACTCGATCGAATTGTTGCAATTAGCATATCTGCCCTTTATTCAAATGACGGAACATACAAAGCACTTCGGAGTATTGAACCTGATGATAGAATCGGATATTCAATAAATATTTACGATTTCAGAAAAAAGTAA
- a CDS encoding GspE/PulE family protein: MLLEKQIQELLVNNKVLSSKEVLASLDEAKKQNREWTDHLYKEKIVSEASLYELYAKSLKVPFINLETLTIRKDILNLLPESIAQTHNIIAFDQTDDQIKIASLDPMDLEIFDFIKKKTGKNPVVYVATPQMISEALKSYHKGLKATVDAMTKEKDETTDESTKGSLKELAKDLPVIRIVDTILEYAIFEDASDIHIEPAEKEVIVRYRIDGVLRDAMTLPKQIHSGIVARIKILSDLKLDEHRMPQDGRFKITAKEYKVSFRVSIIPIFDGEKIVLRLLDQSSQILTLEQLGFQPNPLKIIKRAITKPHGMILVTGPTGSGKTTTLYTVLNILNSPKVNISTIEDPIEYRMPRINQTQVNPRIGLTFAQGLRALLRQDPNIIMVGEIRDQETAEIAVNSAMTGHLVLSTLHTNDAVGALPRIQEMGIPPFLVASTTNVIVAQRLVRKVCIHCIESYELTKKNITQLESQLNFKDILKALEREQVIESADASLESLLFYRGHGCKECNHEGYKGRIGIYEILEINKKMADLIVNQASPEQLYDEANKQGFISLVQDGFIKAKSGITTIEEVLRVTKD, from the coding sequence ATGCTACTGGAAAAACAAATACAAGAATTATTAGTCAACAATAAAGTACTTTCTAGCAAAGAAGTCTTAGCTTCGCTTGATGAGGCAAAAAAGCAAAATCGAGAATGGACAGACCACCTTTATAAGGAGAAAATCGTCAGTGAAGCGTCTTTATATGAGCTTTACGCAAAATCCCTAAAAGTTCCCTTTATTAATCTTGAAACTCTGACAATCCGCAAAGATATTCTCAACCTTTTGCCTGAATCTATTGCCCAGACACACAATATAATAGCATTTGATCAGACAGATGATCAGATTAAAATTGCTTCTCTTGATCCTATGGATTTGGAGATTTTTGATTTTATAAAGAAAAAAACCGGGAAAAATCCGGTCGTATATGTTGCAACACCACAAATGATTTCAGAGGCTTTAAAATCATATCATAAAGGCCTGAAAGCAACTGTTGATGCTATGACGAAAGAAAAAGATGAAACGACTGATGAATCTACCAAAGGTTCACTGAAAGAGTTGGCAAAAGATCTTCCCGTAATTAGAATCGTAGATACTATCCTCGAATATGCAATATTTGAGGACGCATCTGACATCCATATAGAACCGGCGGAAAAAGAAGTAATTGTCAGGTATCGCATTGACGGCGTACTACGGGATGCAATGACACTTCCTAAACAAATCCATTCAGGGATTGTTGCGCGCATTAAGATTTTATCGGACCTCAAACTTGATGAACATCGTATGCCACAAGACGGCCGATTTAAAATTACAGCCAAAGAATATAAAGTGTCTTTCCGTGTTTCAATTATTCCGATATTTGACGGTGAAAAAATAGTACTGCGTCTTTTAGATCAATCTTCACAGATATTAACACTGGAACAGCTTGGTTTTCAGCCAAATCCATTAAAAATTATTAAACGGGCAATTACGAAACCGCACGGGATGATCTTAGTTACCGGGCCGACCGGTTCCGGAAAAACCACAACCCTGTATACAGTCCTGAATATTCTGAATAGTCCAAAAGTTAATATTTCAACCATTGAAGATCCGATAGAATACCGGATGCCGAGAATAAACCAAACACAGGTTAATCCGCGAATTGGATTGACTTTTGCTCAAGGATTAAGAGCACTCCTCAGGCAAGATCCAAACATCATTATGGTAGGAGAAATTCGAGATCAAGAGACTGCTGAAATCGCAGTTAACTCAGCAATGACCGGCCATTTAGTATTATCAACTTTACATACAAATGACGCAGTAGGCGCACTGCCCAGAATCCAGGAAATGGGTATTCCGCCGTTTCTGGTAGCGTCCACAACAAATGTCATTGTCGCACAACGTTTAGTGAGGAAAGTATGTATTCATTGCATTGAAAGTTACGAATTAACCAAAAAAAATATAACGCAGCTCGAATCACAACTCAACTTCAAGGATATTCTGAAAGCCCTGGAGCGGGAGCAGGTCATTGAAAGCGCCGATGCATCATTAGAGTCACTTCTCTTCTATCGGGGTCACGGATGTAAGGAATGTAATCACGAGGGTTATAAGGGAAGAATCGGCATATACGAAATTCTGGAAATAAACAAAAAAATGGCTGATTTGATTGTTAACCAGGCGAGTCCTGAACAATTATATGATGAAGCAAATAAACAGGGGTTTATAAGCTTGGTTCAGGACGGTTTTATCAAAGCAAAAAGCGGAATCACGACAATCGAGGAAGTGCTCCGTGTAACAAAGGACTAA
- a CDS encoding type II secretion system F family protein, producing MTTPKEKPKEAKLSFFKSHKRITLVQKLFFVQQLEIMVRTGFSLAKALETISLQVEHEGFKKTILQMREDVEKGTTLSKASAKYPKIFSETFVSMLEAGEASGKLDEVLRRLTIQLKKSHELRSKVKNALTYPIIVTIAMIVIGIAMMIFVLPNITSLYSDAEANLPLPTKVLIGLSDFMAAYAIYVILGTALLIFLIMRYIKSPSGKKLFHTLLLKIPIASPIIKKINLANFTRSLSSLLKTDIPIVETFLIIARSSKNVIYKEYLNQAAEELKKGVSVCQTLEKNPDLFPPLITQIINIGEESGTLDATTEDMAIFYEEEVANTMDNLAAVIEPVLMLVIGVAVGGVALAVIMPIYSLVGQI from the coding sequence ATGACCACGCCAAAAGAAAAACCAAAGGAAGCAAAGCTCAGTTTTTTCAAGTCCCACAAAAGAATTACTCTAGTTCAAAAACTTTTTTTCGTACAACAGCTAGAGATAATGGTAAGGACCGGTTTTTCGCTTGCAAAAGCGCTGGAAACAATCAGTCTGCAGGTAGAACATGAGGGATTCAAAAAAACTATATTGCAAATGCGCGAAGACGTTGAAAAAGGCACAACCCTTTCCAAAGCCTCGGCAAAATACCCAAAGATATTTTCCGAAACCTTTGTCAGCATGCTGGAAGCCGGGGAAGCAAGCGGAAAGCTGGACGAGGTACTCCGCCGTTTAACGATTCAGCTTAAGAAAAGTCATGAGTTAAGATCAAAGGTAAAAAACGCACTTACCTACCCTATTATTGTCACAATTGCCATGATCGTAATCGGCATTGCCATGATGATTTTCGTGCTGCCAAATATTACTTCATTATATTCTGACGCTGAGGCGAATCTGCCACTCCCGACCAAAGTATTGATCGGTCTTAGTGATTTTATGGCTGCTTATGCGATTTATGTTATATTAGGCACAGCGCTGCTTATATTCCTGATAATGCGCTATATTAAATCACCATCCGGTAAAAAATTGTTCCACACTTTGCTGTTAAAAATTCCGATTGCATCTCCAATCATTAAAAAGATTAACCTGGCAAATTTTACCCGGAGTTTAAGCTCACTACTTAAAACCGATATACCGATTGTTGAAACATTTTTAATAATCGCCCGATCATCAAAAAATGTAATATATAAAGAATACTTGAATCAGGCAGCCGAAGAATTGAAAAAAGGTGTGTCAGTTTGCCAGACACTGGAAAAAAATCCTGACTTGTTCCCTCCTCTTATTACTCAAATCATCAATATTGGTGAAGAGTCAGGCACGCTCGACGCGACAACCGAAGATATGGCAATATTTTATGAGGAAGAAGTTGCCAATACCATGGACAATCTGGCGGCGGTTATCGAACCTGTTTTGATGCTCGTAATCGGAGTTGCTGTCGGTGGCGTCGCTTTAGCGGTTATCATGCCTATTTATTCATTAGTCGGACAAATATAA
- the pilM gene encoding type IV pilus assembly protein PilM produces the protein MFGLDISDRTLRLVSLKKKRKKIIIESASEISVTPGIINEGEISKPELLFPLISSLIHNAKPKHPNSKKVAACVPERKSFIKVLHLPNDTKLTDEIVQSELINHIPDDLTSMYIDWKSINNDTDFESVLVGAVPKSIVDSYQAVIAKAKLIPHVLEIESSAIVRAITPAKPTNPNEGILIIDIGLDRTSFIIFDHLTIQFTSADTAISGNLMTSLLMKNLSLSYEKAEKAKRLCGLSKTLGKGAVAAVLNDQFETLVSKIKQIISFYQDHYTDKSHISSILLTGGGANLIDLENKLITKLKIKIQKGDSLLNVTQNNVDFINAKTQTSYTTAIGLALRGLEYDKS, from the coding sequence ATGTTTGGATTAGATATCAGCGACAGGACATTAAGACTGGTTTCCTTAAAGAAAAAAAGGAAAAAAATTATCATTGAATCAGCAAGTGAGATTTCAGTTACTCCGGGAATCATTAATGAAGGGGAAATTTCTAAACCGGAACTTTTATTCCCGTTAATTTCCTCACTGATTCATAATGCAAAACCAAAACACCCAAACTCAAAAAAAGTTGCTGCCTGTGTTCCGGAAAGAAAAAGTTTTATCAAAGTATTACACCTACCAAATGATACAAAATTAACAGACGAAATTGTACAATCTGAACTGATAAACCATATTCCCGATGATCTTACCAGTATGTATATTGATTGGAAATCAATAAATAATGACACTGATTTTGAATCTGTGCTTGTTGGCGCTGTACCAAAGTCAATTGTCGATTCATATCAAGCAGTGATTGCAAAGGCGAAACTAATTCCCCACGTTCTGGAAATAGAATCTTCCGCAATTGTCCGGGCCATTACACCAGCCAAACCGACTAATCCGAATGAAGGAATATTGATAATCGACATCGGCCTGGACCGGACGAGTTTTATAATATTTGACCATCTGACAATTCAATTTACATCAGCAGATACGGCTATTTCCGGAAATCTTATGACTAGCTTACTGATGAAAAACCTCTCTCTTTCATATGAAAAAGCCGAAAAAGCAAAAAGACTTTGTGGATTAAGTAAAACACTTGGAAAAGGAGCGGTTGCAGCTGTACTCAACGATCAATTTGAAACACTAGTTAGTAAAATAAAACAGATTATTTCATTCTACCAGGACCACTATACGGATAAGAGTCATATCTCAAGCATATTATTAACTGGCGGCGGTGCAAATCTTATTGATCTGGAAAATAAACTTATCACAAAATTAAAAATAAAAATTCAGAAGGGTGATTCTCTACTGAATGTTACCCAAAATAATGTGGATTTTATAAATGCTAAAACGCAGACGTCCTATACAACGGCAATAGGGCTGGCGCTTAGAGGCCTGGAATATGATAAATCTTAA
- a CDS encoding PilN domain-containing protein: protein MINLNFTSPAQRVENQFQKNYKLVQFLVLITIVILLIIVSFLYFSQMILQNKLDKLTLETVAIKEQTESNESLNLGQSVISFNSLVQNVSSIQLEYILWSDIFIEIGNRISDGVVLSSLSIQKSNGTFQISGTAETRDSLLSFKNNLEISPFFENIDSPISNLLSKENISFTLSGRVILNPQNAE from the coding sequence ATGATAAATCTTAACTTCACATCACCCGCTCAAAGAGTGGAAAATCAATTTCAGAAAAACTACAAGCTAGTTCAATTTTTGGTTTTGATCACAATTGTCATATTGCTGATTATTGTTTCGTTTTTATATTTTTCTCAGATGATTCTTCAGAATAAGCTAGATAAACTGACTCTAGAGACCGTTGCCATTAAAGAACAAACAGAGAGCAATGAATCGCTAAATCTCGGTCAGTCCGTAATCAGTTTTAATTCGCTTGTCCAAAATGTATCTAGTATCCAGCTGGAGTATATATTATGGTCGGATATTTTTATCGAAATCGGCAATAGAATCTCTGATGGCGTTGTATTGTCCTCCCTTTCAATACAAAAATCTAACGGAACGTTTCAAATTTCAGGGACGGCCGAAACTAGAGATTCTCTACTGTCATTCAAGAATAATTTAGAGATATCTCCATTTTTTGAGAATATTGATTCTCCAATATCAAATTTATTGTCAAAAGAAAATATATCTTTTACGTTGAGTGGAAGAGTAATACTTAATCCTCAAAACGCCGAATAA
- a CDS encoding cysteine desulfurase family protein gives MNLPKKNRIYLDFAATTPMDPLVLREMQPYFSEKFGNPNSPHETGREALLAVDSARDKTAELFNSESEEIVFTSGATESNNLAIRGVIKKYQKVLKIPEIITTKIEHPSVLNTCRDLERQGVVVKYLPVKNNGIVDVSKLSELVSENTALISVMYVNNEIGTIQPVREIGKFVTKLNLQRKTPITFHTDAVQAVGSLNCDVKHLHVDLLSASGHKIYGPKGVGCLYIKSGTPIMGIQTGGDQESGLRAGTLDVPSIVGFGKASELCIRRGVGDKKRMSKLRDWAFTEIMHFLPEAQISGEVGDLRIPNNLHLRVDGVDGNDIMFLMDNKFNISVSTGSACTVGAAEPSKVLREMGINKTRLREGVRVTIGRTTTKAEMIAFIKAYVSCIAIIKK, from the coding sequence ATGAATCTACCGAAAAAAAATAGAATATATCTTGATTTTGCGGCTACTACACCGATGGACCCACTGGTTCTGAGGGAGATGCAACCGTATTTTAGTGAAAAGTTCGGCAACCCGAATAGTCCGCATGAAACTGGCAGAGAGGCGCTGCTTGCGGTAGATTCCGCGCGAGATAAAACTGCTGAATTATTCAACTCTGAATCAGAAGAAATTGTGTTTACTTCCGGTGCCACGGAAAGCAACAATCTCGCCATCCGTGGAGTAATAAAAAAGTATCAAAAAGTTTTAAAAATACCTGAAATAATAACAACAAAGATTGAACATCCGTCCGTTCTGAATACTTGTCGAGATCTTGAAAGGCAAGGTGTCGTTGTGAAATACTTGCCGGTTAAAAATAATGGAATTGTAGACGTCAGTAAATTAAGCGAATTAGTATCTGAAAATACGGCGCTCATATCAGTAATGTACGTGAATAATGAAATCGGTACAATCCAGCCTGTAAGAGAGATAGGTAAATTTGTGACAAAATTAAATTTACAGCGAAAAACTCCCATTACATTTCATACGGATGCAGTACAAGCAGTAGGATCTTTGAATTGTGATGTAAAACATCTCCATGTAGATTTACTTTCGGCCTCCGGACACAAAATATACGGACCGAAGGGAGTGGGTTGTTTATATATAAAATCAGGAACACCAATTATGGGGATCCAAACCGGAGGAGATCAGGAGTCCGGGCTTCGTGCGGGCACGCTGGATGTTCCGTCAATTGTCGGATTCGGAAAGGCAAGTGAACTATGTATAAGAAGGGGAGTAGGTGATAAAAAAAGAATGTCAAAACTTCGAGACTGGGCATTTACGGAAATTATGCACTTTTTGCCGGAAGCTCAAATATCAGGTGAAGTGGGGGATTTAAGAATCCCAAACAATCTTCATTTACGAGTGGATGGAGTGGACGGAAACGACATTATGTTCCTGATGGACAATAAGTTTAATATTTCTGTTTCAACCGGGTCAGCCTGTACAGTGGGTGCTGCGGAACCATCAAAGGTGCTTCGTGAAATGGGTATCAATAAAACTAGACTCCGAGAAGGAGTCCGTGTAACAATCGGCAGGACAACAACAAAAGCTGAAATGATTGCATTTATAAAAGCCTATGTGAGTTGTATCGCGATAATAAAAAAGTAA